TTGCCAGAGTCTCCAGAGCCAGCGCATGCCGCTTACCCCCTGCCGGAGAGATGGCTCATGTCGAGCGGCGGCTCCACGTCACCGCGCCCCAGGGCTCGTCTGAGAGGCCGCTCGTCTCCCTCGGGCTCGAGGTCGAGGTCCATCCCGACGACGTTCAGGCGCACGGACGCTGCGCGGTCGTTGGGTTCGAGACGAAACGGATGCAGCCGTGCGAGGAGCTCGTTGACCACGAGCGATGCCGCAAGAGCGTTGATGCTCACCACCGCCGGACTGTCGACCTCCACGCCCTCGATGTACTTCTCGGAGCGCAGGGCGCGGTAGCGATCCGGATCCGCCCGCGCCATGGCTTCAGCCTCTGCTCGCTGCTGGCGAACTACACCGCGACCGAGCAGGGTCGATCGTCCGGGCTGCACGTAGTGACTGGCGACAGCCACGTCCTCGACGCCGCCCGCGCCGTCCCCCCGAAGTCCCACGCCGCAATCGAAGTAGGGCTGCACGTAGAAGGAGGCCAGGCGATTCAGAGCGAGGCGACCGGCGTGGCTGTCCATGCAGCCGAAGACCACGTCACATCCGCCGAGGGCTTGGACTGCTTCGCGGGAGGCCAGCTCGAACGGCACGGGCAGTACCCGGGTGCCAAGCCCCATCCGAGCGACCTGCGCGCCAAGCACGTCGACCTTCAGCTTGTTGAGCGCGGCATCAACTGACGTGGCGCCGACGATGCGGTTCAGGTTCCGATACTCCACACGGTCGGGGTCCACGAGCACGAGCTCGCGAACCCCAAGTCGGGCCAGCATCTCGATGACGAAGCTCCCCGTCCCGGAGCAGCCGACGACGCCCACGGACAGCCGGCGTAGGACGTTGGTGGTTCGCTCGCCGAAGAGCTGAGCATGGCGCTCCGCGTGTGCAGGGATCATCCCTTCGAAGCGCTGCGCATGGAGCTCGATGTCGTCGTCCGCCAGGAGGATCCGATCCAAGGGCTCGAAGCCTCCCTCGGAGTCGATCGTCCTGCCGAACATGAATCCGTCCGCGGTTATCACGATGCTCGCGTGGGGCCCCTCGTCGTCGATCCAACCGTAGACGGACTCGAAGAGATCCCGATCCGACCGGTCGTCGAGCTCTGAGAAGCGAGCACAGCCCCGTGGGTGGCTGTGGAACTTGACCACGCCCAGCCCCGATGAGGCAGCACGGCTGAGCGCACCCTCGAGAGCATCGGTGCTCCAGGTGACACGATCGCGTTCGCGAACCCGGCAGTCCGCGTGCGGAATGGGCAAGACCTCCTGGACGAGCAGTACATCGGCCTCTCGCCCGCGATGTCGTCCGCAGAGAGCGAACGCCACCGCCTCCCGGTCGTCGCCTGGGAAGAGGTGCGACCGGAGCTCGGCCATATGCAAGCCGGCGATCCTGAGTCGCGTACGCCGGGTCGTCATTTCAGGAGCTCTCGCTCGAGCCAGTCGTCCACGAGTGCCAGGTGACTCGAGATGTCGTCTTCGCCGGGCCGCCAGGGCGCTTGCTTCGTTCGGTGCCGCGACCATCGCTGAAAGGTCCGGCCATCGAGGTTGTGGGTCGCCAGAGCTCCGATGGCCTTCCCGTCCTGACGCGCCAGGTGCGGATCGAAGTAGGCCATGTCGATCTGGCTGTCCGGATACCCGGCCGGGATGAGGAGAGCGACCGTCACCCGCTCCGCGGTGTAGCCGGCCGGGACGGGCCAGCTTGAGAGCAGCAGCCACCGCGAATCGCGAGGCTCGACGATGGTCTCCCAATCGATCCCGGTGGTGTCGAGGTACTTGACGTCGAACTCGGGGAGCGCGAACTGGCGCCGCATGTCAGCCCTCCGTCTGGTCGCGCTTGAGGGTCATGAAGCGCTCGACGCCGGGTGCTCGGAAGTCCACGGTCTCGTCCAGGCCGATCGTCTGAGCTGCTCCCCCGTGGAGCTTCAGTCTGAGCTTGTACTGCTCGGGGGGCACCTTGCCGGCGAGGGTGAGGATCTCCCGTCCCAGCATGCTGGAGACGTTGACGGTGTACGTGTTCCTGTCGATGCGGATGACGTAGCGCCGCGCACTGGGGGCGCGGCCCTCGCGCCCTTCCTGCGCGAAGGTTTCGATCACGAGTTCCTCGACTTCGAACTCGTCCTCGTGGGGGGCGGACATGGCGTGTTTCCTTTCGTCTGGACGGAAGCCGGAGCTTCCCGATGATGAAGTGGTCCATGGGTCAGGACGCGGCCTGCGCCGACCGACTGACGGAACCTCGTGAATCGCCTCTCCAAGCTAAGGCGTGGCCACCCCCAGGGATGTGGCGGTGCCCTCAAAGAGATGTGACCAGGGTCGGGGTCGTTCCCGCTTGGAATCCCGCGTGACGGAGCTGCGATGTGACCCCGCGGCCAGAAGACGTGACCAGCGTGCCCGGATCGGCTCCGAGACCTCTATGATCCGATCGGTTCCGCCGCTTGCCGTCGCAGGCCGCGTCTAGGGGTGCCGATGGATCTCAGCCCGCGCGCCCCGGCGTCGTCTCCGCGGTGGTCCCGCCGAGACTGCCATCACTACGCGAGGGATGCGATGACCTACCACAAGATCAGATCGCTGGAGCTGACGGGCGGCTTCCTTCAAGGAGTCAGGCTCGACTTCGATGACAGCCTGAACTGCATCATCGGGGGACGCGGAACGGGGAAGACGACGGTGCTCGAGGCCCTTCGCTACGTCCTCGACCAGATGCCAGACCCCAACACGGAGAAGGACCGCCATCGGTCCATCGAACGGTTGCTGCAGAGCAACCTGGGCGCTGGAAGCGCTCGGGCGGAGATCGAGACCGTCGACGGCACCTCATACACCGTGGTCCGCGGCTTTGGTGAGAGCCCGCTCGTGACCAACGAGCAGGGGGACCCGGTTGACATCAACATCGGCAAGAACATCGTTTTCGGCGTCGATGTCTACAGTCAGAACGAGATCGAAGACATCGCGAACGATCCCCTGTTCCAGCTGCGGCTCATCGACAAGTTCATCCACACTCAGGTAGCTGAGCTGGAGCGAGAGATCCGAGATACGACGAGGAGCCTCGATACGAACGCGACGACGATCCTCGAGACGCGCAGGATGGTGGACGACCTTGCAGAAGCCACACGTGAGCTTCCAGACGTCGCGGAGAAGATCCGTGGCTTCGAGAAGGCTGATGGAGGCGGGGGAGACCTCCTACGCAAGGAGCATGAGCAGAAGAGCCTCCGGGCTCGCGAACTTCAGCTCGTCGAGGGAGTGCGAAGCCTATACGGCGACGGCATCGATGGGATCAAAGCCGTGGCGGAGAGCCTGCGCCGGCGCTTCGATGACGTCTTCGACTTGCAGCTCGATGGGACGCCGAACCGCGCCCTGGTGGAGAAGATCCGGGACAGCGTACTGACGGCGGTCGAGACGGCAGAGCGACAGCTCGAGTCGGCAAAGGACGCGCTCGGGGCGGCGCAGGGTGACCTGAAGCCACTCCAGGCGGGGCTCGCCGAGCGCCAGGCGGTGCAGGAGAAGCAGTACCGAGAGCTGATCGACAAACACGAGCAGGAGCGGGCGAAGGGGGTGGAACGCACTCGCCTCGAGCAACGCCACACGGACCTCAAAGCCAAGGAGAAGAAGCTCAACGAGAAGAAGGTCGCGCTCAGGAACCTGAACGATCAGCGTGCGCAGCTGCGCGCCCGCCTCTCGGACCTTCGGGACGACCGCTATCACCTTCGTCTCGACGTCGCCCAGCGTCTGAACGAGCACCTTTCCCCCATGATCCGTGTCCGCGTGGAGCAGTTCGGCAACATGGAGGACTATCGAGACCTGCTCACGCAGTCCATGAAGGGGTCCGGGCTGCGCTACGCGTCGATCGTGAACCGAGCGGTGGAGCGTCTCCCGCCGGCGGAGCTCGCCGCCCTGGTGCAAGGCGAGGACCGGGCTACCCTCGAGCGCGAGCTCGACCTCGATGCCGACCGAGCCACGCGACTGATCATCCAACTCAAGGACAAGCCCGACATCTTCGCGATCGAAGTCGTGGAGTTGCACGATCGCCCGATCCTGGAGTTGAAGGACGGCCCCGACTACAAGGACGCCGCATCACTGTCGACCGGGCAGAAGTGCACGACCATTCTCCCAATCCTGCTCATGGAGAGCGAGCGGCCGTTGCTCATCGATCAGCCCGAAGACAACTTGGATAACGCTTTCGTCTTCGAGACGATCGTACAGAGCCTCGCCGAGGTTCGCGGCCGGCGACAGCTCATCTTCGTGACCCACAACCCCAATATACCGGTGCTCGGGGACGCGTCGCGGGTGTTCTGTCTTCATTCAACGGGACGAGCTTCAACCGTGGCCAACGTGGGCTCGGTGGATGACGTGGCCCAGGAGATCATGACGATTCTGGAAGGGGGACGAGCCGCGTTCGAGGCCCGCAGAGAGAGGTACGGCCAGCCAATACCCGAGGCAGAACGGCAATGAGAGAGGGAGCAGCCGACGCTCAACACATCGGCGATCTCCTGGAGCGGCTCACGGACCCGACCTGGAGCCGGCGTGCAGATGCACTACGAGAGGCAACCGCTCTGCTCGCGAGCAACGGCCTCGAATCTGCCGACGAAGACCAACTCGGACCAGTCGTTGTCGATGCTACCACCGACGCGAAGTGGGAGGTTCGCAAAGCTGCCGCGCTCGCGTTGGCCGAGTTTCGCCACTTCAGCAACGACGTTCTGCAACAGGCCCTCGCTGCGCTCCTCGAGGATTCGAATCGTTGGGTTAGCCAGGCGGCGACACGTGCAAGTCGTCGCCTGCGTTCGCGGCCAGATCGAGCGAGCGAATGGCCACTGACGGCTAGCCCTCAAGATCCCACTCTGCAGCTCATCGTCACGCGCATCCGCGAGGTCGGGCTGCAGTCCATGACGCCTGCCCGGATCTTCGATCTCGCTACCGAAGTCGGCGAGCGCTACTACCAGGACCTCGCCGCCGACACTGCCCATGAGATCAAGACGCTGCTTACGCCGTTGGAGGGGCACTTGGTCGAGCTCGATCGACATCTCGCTGGGCGAGCAGCGGATGACGCGATCGAGCGCGACCATGTCGCCAAGGCCCTGGGACGTCTCCGCTTGCTGGCCACCCTCGTGGACGACCTTCGGACGTACAGCTCGCCTGACGATTCCGCATTCCGCCGCGTCGACCTAGGGTCGGTGGTACGCGAGGCCGTGGGCCTCGGCTGTGAGCGTCGCCCGGGCGGACTACCGCCTGTCGGCGTGCGCATCGAAGTGCCTGACGGGATCGTCATCGACGGCAACCAGCAGCGCCTCGTGCGCGCGATCGCCAACATCGTCGCGAATGCCCAGCAAGCCATGCCCGAGGGCGGCGCCCTCACCGTTCGCGCGAGGTCGATGGCTGCGGAGTTCGCGGAGGTGACCATCGCCGACACCGGTCGGGGCATGACCGCCGAGCAGATCGACCACGCGATGGAACGCTTTCGCAGCACGCGCCGGGATGAGGGAGGTACCGGGCTCGGGCTACCCATCGCCGAGCACATCATCGTGAACGACCACGGAGGCGAGCTGGCGATCGACTCCGTCCCGGGCGAGGGCACCAAGGTGGTGATCATGCTGCCCCTTCGACACGCGCCTCGAGAGGGAGAGCCATGACGCACAAGCACCGTATCCTCGTCGTCGAAGACGATCTTGGAATCCGGGAACTGCTCACCGCTCGGCTGAAGGACGCCGACGTCACGTTCGCGACGTGCCAGAGCGAAGCGTACGAGCAACTTCGCACTTCGGAGTTCGATCTCGTGCTGCTGGACCTTCGACTCCCGACGAAGCCAGGCGACATGAAGGCGACCAACCAGGTCGGCATCGACATCTTGCGACAGATCCGGACGCAGGGGCTGACGAAGCGGGGCTCAGCCATGCTGCTGCCGGTCGTGGTGATGACGGCCTACGGCTCGGAGACTCTCTCTGCCGACGTTCTCGTTGGGACGGGCGCCAACGACTACATCCCGAAGCCTTTCGGGGCGGAAGGCACGCTGGAGCACAAGATCCGGGTCGCGCTCGCCGGCGAGGGTGCGCTCGTCCCCGCGTCCAACATTGTCGGCAGCACGATCCGCATTGCGTTCAGCACTGCCCAAGAGGTGGTGTGCATCGAGACCTTCGAGTACAGCGGCGCGCTTTACGGTCTGCTGAAGGTCTTGGGTGACCTCTACGTCCAGGATCTTCAGAACCTCTCATCCGAGGAGAACTTCACCCGACTCCCGGGAGGCCGCCTGGCCGACCGACTCGGGATCACCGAGGAGGCAATGAGGAGGCGGATCCTCAAGTTCCGCCGGGAGGTGTCTCGTGAGTTCCGGGACGGTCTCGGGCGTGCTCTCGGGAAGAACGACATCATCGAGAACCGCCGTGACTGGAACGGCTACCGGCTCAACCCGAGGATTGTCCGCGTTGTCGCCTGGGACCAGATGCCGCGCACGAGCCCGGAGCAGTAGGTCGCTCGGGTCACGTCTTCGCTCGCCGAGGTCACATCCCTGCGTGCCGCGGATGATTTCGAGGGGCGTTTTGGCCCTCGCCCCTCACATCTTCGTGCTGTCCAGGACATATCTCCCACGCCTCTACAGACCTACGTTGTCCCCGTCGACCTCACTCGTCCGAACACCGGCCGGGAACACTGGAATGGAGGTCAGAAGGAGGACAGCGCGATGCACGGATTACCCCCAGGACAGTTCCGCTTCGTGCCCGTTAGCGATCTCGGCAGCGGTGGGCTCGGACACGTGGACGAGATCGAGATCGTGGCCAGCAGCGCTGCGAGCAAGACGATCGGCAGCCGGTGGGCGCGCAAGCGCCTGAACGCGCGCTGGAACGCTCACCCCGACGTGCGGAAGCGCTTCGAGCGTGAGATCTCGGCGCTCAAGCGGATGACCCACCAGAACATCGTCACCTACGAGGGCGAGAACCTCGCCGGTGAGGAGCGCTTCTACATGATGCCCGTCTACAGCGCGACCCTCCGGAAGCTGATCGCGGGGAACACCAAGCAAGGTGACTGGCGCTTCGCGGCGGAGCACGGAGCCATCCTCGCCGGCGCGCTCTCGTACGCACACGGCGAGGGCTTCATCCACCGGGACTTGAAGCCCGACAACATCCTCTTCAACCACCAGGGGCCGCTCATCATCGCTGATTGGGGGCTCGGATACTTCGTCCACCGCGAGTCGAAGGTGCTCGTGCAGCTGACGCGGGGCGGGATGGGCACCGAGTACTACTGCAGCCTCGAGCAGTGGAACACGGGGAAGTGCGACGAGCGTGGGGACATCTACTCGCTGGGCATGACACTCGACGAGCTCGTCACCGGCACGCAGCGCAGCATCACGGTCGGGATGGGAGTCCGGCAGCCGAGCGTGGCTCCTTCGAGCGAAGGCGCCCGACGGTTCAACGGCCTCCTGCAGAAGATGACGGAGCCGCTCGCGTCCTCACGCCCCTCCAACATGGGCTTGGTCGCGGAGGCGCTACGCAACGCGCTGAGGCTGGGATAGCGGAGACGGTCGGCGCGCGCGGGCCGCGCTGCGCCGAGCAAGAGAGAGCAACCAACAACCAACGGAGAACGACATGACCAACAAGAACCTACAGAAGCCCGGCGAGAAGCCCACGAAGCCCGGCGAATACGTCGAGGTCGGTCCTCAGGGTGGCAAGGTGACGAACCCGAACCAGGTCACTATCGAACCCAACGACACGAAGCTCCCCCCGACCCAGGAACCCGGTCGGCACTGGAAGCGGGTCGGGCCACCGAAGAAGTAGGCCAGGGCGGGTCGGACTCGGACGGCGGGTGCGCTCGACCCGGTTCAGAACTTCGCGTCGAACACGACCTCGCCGGCCACGCCCACCTGGTACGCAGACACGCGGC
This window of the Sandaracinaceae bacterium genome carries:
- a CDS encoding ThiF family adenylyltransferase is translated as MAELRSHLFPGDDREAVAFALCGRHRGREADVLLVQEVLPIPHADCRVRERDRVTWSTDALEGALSRAASSGLGVVKFHSHPRGCARFSELDDRSDRDLFESVYGWIDDEGPHASIVITADGFMFGRTIDSEGGFEPLDRILLADDDIELHAQRFEGMIPAHAERHAQLFGERTTNVLRRLSVGVVGCSGTGSFVIEMLARLGVRELVLVDPDRVEYRNLNRIVGATSVDAALNKLKVDVLGAQVARMGLGTRVLPVPFELASREAVQALGGCDVVFGCMDSHAGRLALNRLASFYVQPYFDCGVGLRGDGAGGVEDVAVASHYVQPGRSTLLGRGVVRQQRAEAEAMARADPDRYRALRSEKYIEGVEVDSPAVVSINALAASLVVNELLARLHPFRLEPNDRAASVRLNVVGMDLDLEPEGDERPLRRALGRGDVEPPLDMSHLSGRG
- a CDS encoding E2/UBC family protein codes for the protein MRRQFALPEFDVKYLDTTGIDWETIVEPRDSRWLLLSSWPVPAGYTAERVTVALLIPAGYPDSQIDMAYFDPHLARQDGKAIGALATHNLDGRTFQRWSRHRTKQAPWRPGEDDISSHLALVDDWLERELLK
- a CDS encoding multiubiquitin domain-containing protein; the encoded protein is MSAPHEDEFEVEELVIETFAQEGREGRAPSARRYVIRIDRNTYTVNVSSMLGREILTLAGKVPPEQYKLRLKLHGGAAQTIGLDETVDFRAPGVERFMTLKRDQTEG
- a CDS encoding AAA family ATPase, producing MTYHKIRSLELTGGFLQGVRLDFDDSLNCIIGGRGTGKTTVLEALRYVLDQMPDPNTEKDRHRSIERLLQSNLGAGSARAEIETVDGTSYTVVRGFGESPLVTNEQGDPVDINIGKNIVFGVDVYSQNEIEDIANDPLFQLRLIDKFIHTQVAELEREIRDTTRSLDTNATTILETRRMVDDLAEATRELPDVAEKIRGFEKADGGGGDLLRKEHEQKSLRARELQLVEGVRSLYGDGIDGIKAVAESLRRRFDDVFDLQLDGTPNRALVEKIRDSVLTAVETAERQLESAKDALGAAQGDLKPLQAGLAERQAVQEKQYRELIDKHEQERAKGVERTRLEQRHTDLKAKEKKLNEKKVALRNLNDQRAQLRARLSDLRDDRYHLRLDVAQRLNEHLSPMIRVRVEQFGNMEDYRDLLTQSMKGSGLRYASIVNRAVERLPPAELAALVQGEDRATLERELDLDADRATRLIIQLKDKPDIFAIEVVELHDRPILELKDGPDYKDAASLSTGQKCTTILPILLMESERPLLIDQPEDNLDNAFVFETIVQSLAEVRGRRQLIFVTHNPNIPVLGDASRVFCLHSTGRASTVANVGSVDDVAQEIMTILEGGRAAFEARRERYGQPIPEAERQ
- a CDS encoding ATP-binding protein; its protein translation is MREGAADAQHIGDLLERLTDPTWSRRADALREATALLASNGLESADEDQLGPVVVDATTDAKWEVRKAAALALAEFRHFSNDVLQQALAALLEDSNRWVSQAATRASRRLRSRPDRASEWPLTASPQDPTLQLIVTRIREVGLQSMTPARIFDLATEVGERYYQDLAADTAHEIKTLLTPLEGHLVELDRHLAGRAADDAIERDHVAKALGRLRLLATLVDDLRTYSSPDDSAFRRVDLGSVVREAVGLGCERRPGGLPPVGVRIEVPDGIVIDGNQQRLVRAIANIVANAQQAMPEGGALTVRARSMAAEFAEVTIADTGRGMTAEQIDHAMERFRSTRRDEGGTGLGLPIAEHIIVNDHGGELAIDSVPGEGTKVVIMLPLRHAPREGEP
- a CDS encoding response regulator, translated to MTHKHRILVVEDDLGIRELLTARLKDADVTFATCQSEAYEQLRTSEFDLVLLDLRLPTKPGDMKATNQVGIDILRQIRTQGLTKRGSAMLLPVVVMTAYGSETLSADVLVGTGANDYIPKPFGAEGTLEHKIRVALAGEGALVPASNIVGSTIRIAFSTAQEVVCIETFEYSGALYGLLKVLGDLYVQDLQNLSSEENFTRLPGGRLADRLGITEEAMRRRILKFRREVSREFRDGLGRALGKNDIIENRRDWNGYRLNPRIVRVVAWDQMPRTSPEQ
- a CDS encoding serine/threonine-protein kinase, whose protein sequence is MHGLPPGQFRFVPVSDLGSGGLGHVDEIEIVASSAASKTIGSRWARKRLNARWNAHPDVRKRFEREISALKRMTHQNIVTYEGENLAGEERFYMMPVYSATLRKLIAGNTKQGDWRFAAEHGAILAGALSYAHGEGFIHRDLKPDNILFNHQGPLIIADWGLGYFVHRESKVLVQLTRGGMGTEYYCSLEQWNTGKCDERGDIYSLGMTLDELVTGTQRSITVGMGVRQPSVAPSSEGARRFNGLLQKMTEPLASSRPSNMGLVAEALRNALRLG
- a CDS encoding YjzC family protein, translating into MTNKNLQKPGEKPTKPGEYVEVGPQGGKVTNPNQVTIEPNDTKLPPTQEPGRHWKRVGPPKK